DNA from Streptomyces sp. NBC_01476:
GTGATCTTCCGGGCGACCGTCTCGGGGGAGCCGATGTGCAGCGCGCCGCCGGGGCCGATGTCGCGGGCCAGGCTCTCCCGGGTCGGCGGGTGGAAGCCGCGCTCGCGGGAGACCCGGCGGAAGACCGCCTCGAAGGCCGGCAGGAACTCCTCGACCGCCTGCTCGTCGGTCGCCGCGACATGGCCGGGCGCGTGCACCCCGACCGGCCGGGCCGGCTGCCCGAACTTCTCCAGCGCCTGCGCGAAGAGGCCGGCGAAGGGCGCGAACCGCGCGGTCTCCCCGCCGATGATCGCGAGCATCAGGGAGAACCCGTACCGGGCGGTGCGCACCACCGACTGCGGGCTGCCGCCGACGCCGACCCAGGTCGGGATCGGGCCGGACTCGGTGTGCGGGTACACCGTCAGACCGTTCAGCGGCGGACGGGTGTCACCTGACCAGACGACCGGCTTCTCCTTGAGCAGTTCGGCGAAGAGATCCAGCTTCTCCTCGAAGAGCCGCTCGTAGTCGCCCAGGTCGTAGCCGAAGAGCGGGAAGGACTCGGTGCTCGAGCCGCGGCCGAGGATCACCTCCGCCCGGCCGCCGGACACCGCGTCGAGCGTGGCGTAGCGCTGGAAGACCCGGACCGGGTCGTCGGAGCTGATCACCGTCACCGCGGAGCCGAGGTGGATGCGGCCGGTGCGCGCGGCGATCGCGGACAGGACGACATCGGCGGCCGACAGCGGCATCGCGTCGGTGTGGTGCTCGCCGATACCGAAGTAGTCCAGGCCGACGCCGTCCGCGAGCACCCCCTCCTCGACCAGCCCGCGGATGGTCTGGGCATGGCTGAACGTGCTGCCGTCGGCGGCGTTGGTCACATCGCCGAAGGTGTCGAGGCCGATGGTGATGCCGGCGTCGCCGTTCGGGCGGGTGGCCGGCGCTGGGGTGGTCATGGCGTACTCCTTGAAGGGGCGCTGCCGCCGGGGCGTCAGAGCGGGAAGCGGTTGAGGACCGCGGTGAAGGCGGCGAGGTCGGCACCTTCGAGGTGGTCCATCACGTGACGGCGGACACTGGCCAGATGGGCCGGCCACGCCTCGCGGAGCCGGGCCAGGCCCGCGTCGGTCAGTACGGCGTTGAGCCCGCGGGCGTCCTCGTCGCACTTGACCCGCTCGGCCAGCCCCCGGCTCTCCAGCCGGGTGACCACCCGGGTCATCCCGCTCAGCGAGAGCATGCACGCGGTGGCCAGCTCGTTCATCCGCATCTGCCGGCCCGGCGCCTCCGAGAGGTTCATCAGCGCGGTGTATTCGGAGAGCGGCATCTGCCGGTCCCGCATCATGTCCGCGTCGATCGCCCGTGGCAGGAGAGTCATCACCCGGCCGAGGGCACGCAGAAACGCTTCCTCGTCCGGGTTCATGGGCTGGGGTGACGTGGTGCGCTCCGCTGCGGTGGACATGTCACCACTGTAGTTGCTTGACGAAGCAAGGTCTACCGTGAATGCTTGACGAAGCAAGGAAGTCCGCCGGTCCGCCGGCCGGATGCCGCGCGGACCGGCGAACGAGCAGGTCCGCGCGGTCTCAACGCAAAAGGATCAAGGATTCTCATGACCAGGATCGGAATCATCCTCGGCAGCACCCGCCCCGGACGGAACGGGGAGGCCGTCGCCCGCTGGGTCACCGAGATCGCGCAGCGGCGCACCGACGCCGAGTACGAACTCGTCGACCTGCTCGACTACAAGCTGCCGCACCTCGACGAGGCGATCCCGCCGTCGATGGGCCAGTACAGCCAGCCGCACACCCAGGAGTGGGCCGCCAAGATCGCTTCCTTCGACGGCTACGTCATGGTCACCCCGGAGTACAACCACTCCACCTCGGGCGCCCTGAAGAACGCCATCGACTTCCTCTACGGCGAGTGGAACAACAAGGCGGTCGGCTTCGTCAGCTACGGCTCGGCCGGCGGCACCCGCGCGGTCGAGCACCTGCGGCTGATCGCCGGCGAACTGCAGATGGCCGACGTCCGGGCCCAGGTCGCCCTGTCGCTCTTCACCGACTTCGAGAACTTCAGCGTCTTCAAGCCGACGGACTTCCAGCACGACGCCCTCACCGTCACCCTCGACCAGGTGGTGGCCTGGAGCACGGCGCTCGCGCCGCTGCGCGCCGCCGCCTGACAGCCACCCGCCGGCTCCGCCCGCCCCGGGCTCCGGCGATGCCGCCGGGCCGGCGGTGACCGGGCCGGAGCCGGGGGGCAGGCGCCACCCGGTGCCCGCCGTCCCGCCCGGCGGGTCAGTGGACCCGGGCCTCGTCCTCTTCGTCGTCACTGTCGTCGCCGGGGACATGGACGTCCCGCGCGTTGATGTTGATCTCGACGACCTCCAGTCCGGTCATCCGCTCGACGGCGGTCGCCACCTCGTAGCGGATCTCGGCCGCGGCGTCGCCGATGGCGGTGCCGTAGAGCACCACGATGTCGAGGTCCAGGGCGGCCTGCTTCTCGCCGACCTCCACCTTCACACCACGGGTGGGGTCCACCGAGCGTGCGACCCGGTCCCGCATGGCGCCCACTGCCCGGGAAGCACCCGCGCCCATCGCGTAGACCCCGTCGACCTCACGCGCGGCAATTCCGGCGATCGTGGCCACCACAGAATCGGCAATGGAGGTTTTACCGGGCAATTCCTTCTTCCGGTTCGAGATGGTGGAGGTCGGGTTCTCGGTGGTTGCCATGGAGACTCCTTTGGCTGTGATGGTTCGCTCGGGAGGGTTCCACCGCCGCGGTTCACCGGAAGGATTCGCTCGGGAGGGTGAAATAGCCCCTACGTACGCTTTGCAGCGAAACCGGCCCCTCCTTTCACTGTGGCGCCAGTCGTGCGGTGCCGCCACTGGGCACCGGATCGGCACCGGGGCGGGCCGTGCGGCCGCGGGTTGCCGGATTCCGGTGGTGAGCGGGGGAGCGGACCGCGACAATGACTGCATCTGCGCGGACCGGGCACGTGTCTGCGTGACCTGCCTGCGCAATACCAAGGAGTGATCGGTCATGAGCGGACAGTTCGAAGCGACCACCGAGATTGCCCGGCCCATCGAGGAAGTATTCGCATTTCTCGGGGACGGCACGAACGACCCGAAGTTCAGCCCCCGGGTGCAGGAGATCGAGAAGGTTCCGGAGGGCCCTACCGCGGTCGGCACGATCTTCCGCAGTACGGTCAAGGACGCCGGAATGACCAGCAAACGGGAGTTCCGTATCACCGAGTTCGAAGCGCCCACCAAAGTGCGCTGGACCGAAACGTCGAAGAACTCGGTGACGGCGACCGAGGGCGGGTACGACCTGGAACCCACCGCCGACGGCGGCACCAAAGTGCGGATCCACAACACCCTCGAAGGGCACGGCATCGGCAAGCTCCTCGTCGGCCTCGCGCTGAGCGCGGCCCGCAAGGACGCGCCGGCCTTCGGCGAGCGGATCAAGAAGGCGGTCGAGGAGTCCTGACCCCGGCGCCACCCACCGCCTGACCGGGCGCGGCGCGGACCGCGCGGGGACCTCGTCCCCGCCGGCCGCACCGCGCCCGCGCGTGCGACTGCCCGCACCGCACAGGAAGTTCACTGCCCGCCCTCTGGCGGACGCGCGTAGAACTCCCGCACACTTGCCTCCTGCGCCACCTGCACCCCATCGACCGCAGGAGGAAACCGTATGAAGACGATGCGACCGCACCCCCGTATGCGCGCCCTGATCAGCGGTTTCGCGCTGATCCTCCTGGTGCTCTTCACCCCCGGCGCCGGCCTCGCGTCCAGCCACGACGCGTACGCGGTCAGCAAGCTGACCCACGCCCAGGCGACCAGCATGTTCAGCGCGGCCGGCATCACCTGGTCGTCGTCCGGCGGCTGTTCCAACCGCGCCAACTCCACCTGTACGTCGTTCGACCAGCTCAACCTGACCACCGCCCAGGGCGCGGTCACCCTCAAGCAGGCCAGCGGCTGCGCCCTGAACATCACCGGCGGCACCGAGGTCGGCCACGCCAGCGGGACGTACTCGCACTACAACGGCTACAAACTGGACTTCGGCAAGAACACCTGCCTCACCAACTACGTCCACAACACGTTCACATACATCGGCCTGCGCGGCGACGGCTACCCGCAGTGGCAGGCCGCCTCCAGCAACATCTACGCCGACGAGGGCAACCACTGGGACGTCCTCTTCTACACCTGCGGCGGCTGCTGACCGTTTCCTGGAGCCCCCACCGCCGTGCGGTTACAGTCCTGGCCCATGGGGAACTTCGCCTGGACGGTGGTGGGGGCCGCGGCGGGAGTGCTGCGGCTGACGACGACCCGGCGGGACCGCAAGGCCGCCGCGGTCGCCGCGGAGCGGGTGTTTCCCGGCGGCCTGCGGGTGGTGGCGGCGCGCACACTCTTTCCGCAGACCACCGGCAGCGAGATCGTCTTCGCCGTCACCGGCGACCCGGACGCGGTGGTACGGCTGCGGACCGCCGGCGGCGGCAGAGAACCGGACGAGGCCGCGGTCCGGGCGGCGGTCGCCACGGGGCAGGCCGCGGCGGAGCGCTGGCGGACCGTCAACTCCGCCTTCGCCGCGGCCGGTTACCCGGTGCTCGGGATGAGCGAGACGCTGGACACGCCCTGGGTGACCGCGGACCTCACCGCCGCCACCCTCGACGAGATACTGACCGGCCTGCGGTCCTGCACGACGTCCACCGGAGTCTCCAGCGTGCTGATCGCCCCTCCCGAGGTGGCCCGCGCCCTCCCGCCCGAGCCGGCCGGCCTGCCCACCCTGCTGTGGGCGACCGGCCGCCGCCGGCTCGCCGCCCTCTCCGGCCGCCGCCCCTACCACCGGCTCTCGTACCGCCCCGACGGCACCCCGGCGCTCGGCGTGGTCCGCCCCTTCCACCTCCAGCAGACCTACGAGGCCGCGGCGATGGCGAGCGCGGCACGCTGGCTGGCGGCCGAGCTCCCCGGCGCGGAGCCGGTCGTCCTCCTCGGTGCCACACCGCTGCTGCCCGGCCGGCTCGACCGGGTCAAGGGCTATGTGGTCTTCCGCGACGCCGGCGACACGCCCGGCTCGTACGGCGATCACGCCCTCCTGGTCACCACCGACCTGGACGGCGCCCTCACCGGTGAACCGACCGTGCTCCGCGACCGCCGCCAGGGCACCGGGCGGCTCGATCTGCCCGCGCTGTAGGGACCGGCCCGAAGCTCCCGCCCGGCGCCGCGGAAAACCGTTCGAAGCCGTCACGGGCGCCCCCGTAGGGTGCCCCGGTGACCCGAGCCCTCATCCGCCCGGCCGCCGCGGAAGACGCCGCCGCCATCGCGCACGTCCATGTCACCTCCCGCGAGGCGACGATGCCGTACCTCCCGCCGCGCCGCCGTACCGACGAGCAAGTCGTGGCGTGGGTACGGGACATCGTGCTGCCCGGGGCGGCCGTCTGGGTGGCCGAGACGGACGGCGCCGTGGTCGGGTACGCGGCCGTCGCGGACGGCGTGCTGGACGCGCTCTACCTGCTGCCCGGCGTGCGCCGCCAGGGCATCGGCACCCTGCTGCTGCGTCAGGCGCAGGCGCACTGCCCGGCCGGCCTGTCGCTCTTCGTCTTCCAGAAGAACACCGGGGCCCGCGCTTTCTACGCCCACCACGGCTTCACCGTGGCCGACACGAACGACGGCTCCCGGAACATGGAGCGGGAACCGGATATGACGATGCGGTGGGAACCGGTGACCAACGGCACACGTACTGACGGGTAACCGCCCGTACCGGCCGGTCATAAGGTGTGGCGGGTACGTCACCTCCCCACCCTCGACCGACCCCGGGAGATACGCATGCGCTCGGCCAAGGACTTCTTCCGTCCCCTGGCAGTGGGGGCACCCGCCCCCGTGCGCGAAGTGCCGTTCCGGCCCTCGCGGATGATCCACTTCTTCGACCCCGGCAACGAGAAGATGGCCGCCAAGATCCCCGCCCTCGTCCCCCAGGTGGACGTGGCGCTGGGCAACCTGGAGGACGCCGTCCCGGCCGACCGCAAGGAGGCGGCGAGGTCGGGCCTGGTACGGATCGCCCGCGCCACGGACTTCGGCGCCACCCAGCTGTGGACGCGCGTCAACAGCCTCGACTCCCCGTGGGCGCTGGACGACCTGCTGACCCTGGTCACCGAGATCGGCGACAAGCTCGACGTGATCATGGTCCCCAAGGTCGAGGGCGCCCAGGACATCCACTACGTGGACCGGCTGCTGGCCCAGCTGGAGGCGAAGGCCGGCGTGACCCGGCCGATCCTCGTGCACGCCATCCTGGAGACCGCGACCGGTGTGGCAGCCGTCGAGGAGATCGCCGGCGCCAGCCCCCGGATGCAGGGCATCTCGCTCGGCCCCGCCGACCTCGCCGCCAGCCGGCGGATGAAGACCACCCGGGTCGGCGGCGGCCACCCCGGCTACCTGGTCCGTGCGGACCCCGACGGCGACCGGCCCCGGGCCACCTACCAGCAGGACCTGTGGCACTACACGATCGCGAGGATGGTCGACGCGTGTGCGGCGCACGGCATCCTCCCGTACTACGGCCCCTTCGGGGACATCCAGGACGTCACCGCCTGCGAGGACCAGTTCCGCAACGCCTTCCTGCTCGGCTGCGTCGGCGCCTGGTCGCTGCACCCGGTGCAGATCGGCATCGCCCGGAGGGTGTTCTCGCCCGCCCCGCAGGACGTGGCCTGGGCACGCCGGGTGATCGACGCCATGGGCGACGGGACCGGCGCGGTGATGATCGACGGCAAGATGCAGGACGACGCCACGTACAAGCAGTGCCAGGTGGTGGCGGAACTCGCGGACGCGCTCGCCGCCCGCGACCCGGAACTCGCCGAGGCGTACGCCGCGGCGCTCAAGGAGGCCCAGCGATGACCGAACCGCGCCCGCGCCGCTCCGTCCTCTACATGCCGGGCGCCAACGAGCGCGCCCTGGAGAAGGCCAGGACCCTGCCCACCGACGCGCTCATCCTCGACCTGGAGGACTCGGTGGCGCCGGACGCCAAGGCCGGCGCCCGCAAGCGGGTCGCGGCGGCCGCGGCGAGCGGCGAGTACGGCCCCCGGGAGGTCACCATCCGGGTCAACGCCCCCGGCACCCCCTGGCACACCGAGGACCTCAAGGCCGCCGCCGAGGCGGGCCCTGACGCGGTGGTGGTGCCCAAGGTCGACTCGGCCGACACCGTACGGCGGATCGTGGCGGCGCTGGAGGCCGGCGGCGCCCCGGACCGCACCGCCGTCTGGGCGATGATCGAGACACCCGAGGCGGTCTTCGAGGCGCGGGCCATCGCCGCCGCCTCCGAACGGCTCACCGTACTGGTGCTCGGCACCAACGACCTCGTCAAGGAACTGCGGGCCGAGCACGTCCCGGGCCGGGCCCCGCTGCTCACCGCGCTGTCGCTGGTGCTGCTCGCGGCCCGGGTCACCGGCAAGACCGTCTTGGACGGTGTCTACAACGACGTTCAGGACCTGGCCGGCTTCGAGGCCGAGACGCTGCAGAGCCGGCAGCTCGGCTTCGACGGCAAGACGCTGATCCATCCGAAGCAACTGGAGCCGTGTAACCGGATCTTCACGCCGACCGACGCCGAAGTGGACAGGTCCCGCCGTATCATCGCCGCGTTCGAAGAGGCCACGTCACAGGGGCGCGGAGTGGTCACGGTGGACGGCAGGATGATCGAGAACCTCCATGTGGACGAGGCCCGCCGGGTGCTGGCGGTGGTCGAGGCGGTCCGGGACCGCTGACCGCGGGAATCACCCGGGCGGCCGATCGGGCCGGTGCGGAACGGAGCACGGCGGGCTCCCGCCGATCCACCGGCGGGACCTCGCCCGCAGCGCCTTCTGTCGGGTTCCACCATGAAGTACCGGCGGACACTGTACGAAGTCGATGGCCCGTAACCGGGTCCCGCGCTCGTACTGTCGGTACATGACCACATCGCAAGAGGTGCCCGTCGCGGCGAACGACAGCCGCGGGCGCGTCGCCGAGCTCCACGCGATCCGCGAGGAGGTCCGGCGCGGTCCGAGCGAGAAGGCGACCGAGGCCCAGAAGGCCAAGGGCAAGCTGACCGCACGGGAGCGGATCGACCTGCTGCTGGACGAGGGGTCCTTCCGTGAGGTCGAGCCGCTGCGGCGGCACCGGGCGACGGGTTTCGGTCTGGAGGCCAAGCGCCCCTACACCGACGGTGTGATCACCGGCTGGGGCACCGTGCACGGCCGTACGGTCTTCCTCTACGCCCACGACTTCCGGATCTTCGGCGGCGCGCTGGGCGAGGCCCACGCCACGAAGATCCACAAGATCATGGACATGGCGATCTCGGCGGGTGCCCCGCTGATCTCGCTGAACGACGGCGCCGGCGCCCGCATCCAGGAGGGTGTCTCGGCGCTGGCCGGCTACGGCGGCATCTTCCAGCGCAACACCCGCGCCTCGGGCGTCATCCCGCAGATCAGCGTGATGCTCGGCCCGTGCGCGGGCGGCGCGGCCTACTCCCCGGCGCTCACCGACTTCGTCTTCATGGTCCGTGAGACCTCGCAGATGTTCATCACCGGCCCGGACGTGGTCCAGGCGGTCACCGGCGAGCAGATCAGCCAGAACGGCCTCGGCGGCGCCGACGTGCACTCCGCCGTCTCGGGCGTCTCGCACTTCGCCTACGACGATGAGCAGACCTGCCTGGAAGAGGTCCGCTACCTGCTCTCGCTCCTCCCGCAGAACAACCGGGAGAACCCGCCGGCCGTCGAGTCCGCCGACCCCGCGGACCGCCGCGGCGACGTCCTGCTGGACCTGGTGCCCGCCGACGGCAACCGCTCCTACGACATGCACAAGGTGATCGAGGAGATCGTCGACGAGGGCGAGTACCTGGAGGTCCACGAGCGCTGGGCCACCAACATCATCTGCGCCCTGTCCCGGCTGGACGGCCAGGTGGTCGGCATCGTCGCCAACCAGCCCGCGTCGCTGGCCGGCGTGCTGGACATCGAGGCGTCCGAGAAGGCCGCCCGCTTCGTGCAGATGTGCGACGCCTTCAACATCCCGATCATCACCCTGCTGGACGTCCCCGGCTTCCTGCCCG
Protein-coding regions in this window:
- a CDS encoding MarR family winged helix-turn-helix transcriptional regulator, whose protein sequence is MSTAAERTTSPQPMNPDEEAFLRALGRVMTLLPRAIDADMMRDRQMPLSEYTALMNLSEAPGRQMRMNELATACMLSLSGMTRVVTRLESRGLAERVKCDEDARGLNAVLTDAGLARLREAWPAHLASVRRHVMDHLEGADLAAFTAVLNRFPL
- a CDS encoding Asp23/Gls24 family envelope stress response protein; this translates as MATTENPTSTISNRKKELPGKTSIADSVVATIAGIAAREVDGVYAMGAGASRAVGAMRDRVARSVDPTRGVKVEVGEKQAALDLDIVVLYGTAIGDAAAEIRYEVATAVERMTGLEVVEININARDVHVPGDDSDDEEDEARVH
- a CDS encoding HpcH/HpaI aldolase/citrate lyase family protein, with amino-acid sequence MTEPRPRRSVLYMPGANERALEKARTLPTDALILDLEDSVAPDAKAGARKRVAAAAASGEYGPREVTIRVNAPGTPWHTEDLKAAAEAGPDAVVVPKVDSADTVRRIVAALEAGGAPDRTAVWAMIETPEAVFEARAIAAASERLTVLVLGTNDLVKELRAEHVPGRAPLLTALSLVLLAARVTGKTVLDGVYNDVQDLAGFEAETLQSRQLGFDGKTLIHPKQLEPCNRIFTPTDAEVDRSRRIIAAFEEATSQGRGVVTVDGRMIENLHVDEARRVLAVVEAVRDR
- a CDS encoding SRPBCC family protein, with translation MSGQFEATTEIARPIEEVFAFLGDGTNDPKFSPRVQEIEKVPEGPTAVGTIFRSTVKDAGMTSKREFRITEFEAPTKVRWTETSKNSVTATEGGYDLEPTADGGTKVRIHNTLEGHGIGKLLVGLALSAARKDAPAFGERIKKAVEES
- a CDS encoding LLM class flavin-dependent oxidoreductase, which translates into the protein MTTPAPATRPNGDAGITIGLDTFGDVTNAADGSTFSHAQTIRGLVEEGVLADGVGLDYFGIGEHHTDAMPLSAADVVLSAIAARTGRIHLGSAVTVISSDDPVRVFQRYATLDAVSGGRAEVILGRGSSTESFPLFGYDLGDYERLFEEKLDLFAELLKEKPVVWSGDTRPPLNGLTVYPHTESGPIPTWVGVGGSPQSVVRTARYGFSLMLAIIGGETARFAPFAGLFAQALEKFGQPARPVGVHAPGHVAATDEQAVEEFLPAFEAVFRRVSRERGFHPPTRESLARDIGPGGALHIGSPETVARKITGTLKNLGATRFDLKYGMNGMPHSALMTSIELYGTKVAPLVRDMMSDS
- a CDS encoding acyl-CoA carboxylase subunit beta, whose amino-acid sequence is MTTSQEVPVAANDSRGRVAELHAIREEVRRGPSEKATEAQKAKGKLTARERIDLLLDEGSFREVEPLRRHRATGFGLEAKRPYTDGVITGWGTVHGRTVFLYAHDFRIFGGALGEAHATKIHKIMDMAISAGAPLISLNDGAGARIQEGVSALAGYGGIFQRNTRASGVIPQISVMLGPCAGGAAYSPALTDFVFMVRETSQMFITGPDVVQAVTGEQISQNGLGGADVHSAVSGVSHFAYDDEQTCLEEVRYLLSLLPQNNRENPPAVESADPADRRGDVLLDLVPADGNRSYDMHKVIEEIVDEGEYLEVHERWATNIICALSRLDGQVVGIVANQPASLAGVLDIEASEKAARFVQMCDAFNIPIITLLDVPGFLPGVAQEHGGIIRHGAKLLYAYCNATVPRISLILRKAYGGAYIVMDSQSIGADLTYAWPTNEIAVMGAEGAANVIFRRQIAEADDPDAMRARMVKEYKAELMHPYYAAERGLVDDVIDPAETREVLISSLTMLRTKHADLPSRKHGNPPQ
- a CDS encoding GNAT family N-acetyltransferase; translation: MTRALIRPAAAEDAAAIAHVHVTSREATMPYLPPRRRTDEQVVAWVRDIVLPGAAVWVAETDGAVVGYAAVADGVLDALYLLPGVRRQGIGTLLLRQAQAHCPAGLSLFVFQKNTGARAFYAHHGFTVADTNDGSRNMEREPDMTMRWEPVTNGTRTDG
- a CDS encoding HpcH/HpaI aldolase/citrate lyase family protein, with the protein product MRSAKDFFRPLAVGAPAPVREVPFRPSRMIHFFDPGNEKMAAKIPALVPQVDVALGNLEDAVPADRKEAARSGLVRIARATDFGATQLWTRVNSLDSPWALDDLLTLVTEIGDKLDVIMVPKVEGAQDIHYVDRLLAQLEAKAGVTRPILVHAILETATGVAAVEEIAGASPRMQGISLGPADLAASRRMKTTRVGGGHPGYLVRADPDGDRPRATYQQDLWHYTIARMVDACAAHGILPYYGPFGDIQDVTACEDQFRNAFLLGCVGAWSLHPVQIGIARRVFSPAPQDVAWARRVIDAMGDGTGAVMIDGKMQDDATYKQCQVVAELADALAARDPELAEAYAAALKEAQR
- a CDS encoding NADPH-dependent FMN reductase — protein: MTRIGIILGSTRPGRNGEAVARWVTEIAQRRTDAEYELVDLLDYKLPHLDEAIPPSMGQYSQPHTQEWAAKIASFDGYVMVTPEYNHSTSGALKNAIDFLYGEWNNKAVGFVSYGSAGGTRAVEHLRLIAGELQMADVRAQVALSLFTDFENFSVFKPTDFQHDALTVTLDQVVAWSTALAPLRAAA